From the Acidimicrobiales bacterium genome, the window GCGGTCGCGGTGAGGCGCCAGTTCGTCGCGGCCCTCGATGAGCATCGGGTCCTCGAGCGACTCGGGCAGCAGGTTCACGAAGACGGCGACGTCGTCGGGTGCCGACGGCATGTCGGTGGCGACCATGTGGCGGACCAGCCGGTCGAGATCGAATCGGCGATCCAGCTGCGTGGCGGCATGGATCAGGTCGGGGGGTGACGCGATCACCGGATGATCCACGCGGATGAGCGCCTCGTAGGCGAAGACGCGACCCGCGGGAAGCGCAACGATCGGCTGGTACACCATGCGACAAAAGCCGAGTGCTTCCTCGAACGCCTCCTCCAGGCCGGGATCGACGTCGACCGAGCGAGAGGCGCGCCCTGCGGCCAGGGCGTCGTTGATGGCTTCGACGAGCACGTCGGACGGGCACGGCTTGACGAGGAACCGGTGGATCGCCGCGTCGTTGATCGCCGAGATCGTGGCTTCGAGCGATGCCTCACCGGTCAGAATGATCCGCTGAACGTCGGGATGTTCCTCGCGGACGCGGGCCAGGAACTCCGTGCCCGTCATCTGCGGCATGCGCTCATCCGACACCACGACGTCCACGTCGCCCGCAGCGAGTGCGGCGAGTCCGTCTCGTCCGGAGTTGGCCGTGCGGACTTCGAACGGCATCTTGCGGAGTGCGACCCGCACGGCGTCGGTGACACCGACCTCGTCGTCGACGAAGAGGACGACCGGGCTCACCGGGCCAGCTCCCGTGCCATCGACAGGGGTGCGAGCACCCGGATCGGTTCGACGATGCCCGGACCGGCCCCGAAGGTGCGGATGCGGCCGACGAGCACGGTGGTCAAGGTGACGCCTTCTGCCGCCAGTTTCGATCCGGTCGTGGTCATCACGTCCTCCGTGAGCTTCATTCCCGCCGCGAGCTGGTCGGCGGTCGTGTCGATCTCGACCATCGCGTTCGACGACGGCTTCACCTTGCCGAGGGCGGTGAGCAGGAACTCGGGTGGTGGATGGCTCTCGGCGGCCAGGAGCGCCAGCGCGGCGACGCGGCTCTCGCCGGAGCTCACCAGGTCGTCGAAGCGGTACGCGAGTCGGAGCAGTTCGGTCTTCAACGCCGTGTCACCGCACTCGGCGAGCGTCTCGGCGGTCATCGCCGGCCGGGTGTCCTGCTGATGCGAGACGATCTCGGCGACGGTCTCGAGGCGTGGGATCCGTGTGAGCAAGTCGCCGGCCACCGTCGAGTGCAGGGCCACCGACCCGGGCAGCAGATCACCGTGGTCGTCGCCGACCACGACACAGCCGATCTGGGAGAGGCGCGCGGCGAGGAGGAGGTCCCAGTCCACGTCGCGCTCGAGCTGACGGCACAGACCGGTCACGATGTCGACGATGCGCATCGTCTTGCTGTAGGCGCCGACGCTGACCAAGCCGAGCACGTCGGTGAGCATGCCGACGGCGCCACTGAGCGTCTGGTCGAGCAGGTCACGTTCGACGGTGCGAAGTCGCGACTGTTCGATCGCCTCGTCGATGGTCTCCGTGAGGAGTTCCGGAGGGCACGGCTTGGTCAGGAAACGGAAGACCCTCGCGTCGTTGACCGCAGCGATCGCCGCGTCGAGATCGGCTTGTCCGGTGAGGAGGATCCGGGGCAGCTCCGGGTGGCGTTCGCGCACCGCGGTCAGGAACTGCGCGCCGGACATCTGCGGCATGCGCATGTCCGAGACGACGGCGTCGACCCCGGCCTCGCGCGTCTCGGCGAGATACGAGAGCCCCTCGGCACCGCTCGACGCAACCGCGACGTTGTAGCGCTTGCGCAGGCCGAGACGCATGCCTTCGAGGAGCTCTGATTCGTCGTCGACGAAGAGAACGGTGGGCTTGTCGGTCACGGTCTTGCCTCGACGAGCCCCGCCTCCCAGCGGTCGAGGGCGGCGGTCATGGTGTCGTCGAGTCGGGTGACGAGCGGCCGACCGAGTGAGTCCCCCAGACGTCGCTGCACGATCAGG encodes:
- a CDS encoding EAL domain-containing protein; translated protein: MSPVVLFVDDEVGVTDAVRVALRKMPFEVRTANSGRDGLAALAAGDVDVVVSDERMPQMTGTEFLARVREEHPDVQRIILTGEASLEATISAINDAAIHRFLVKPCPSDVLVEAINDALAAGRASRSVDVDPGLEEAFEEALGFCRMVYQPIVALPAGRVFAYEALIRVDHPVIASPPDLIHAATQLDRRFDLDRLVRHMVATDMPSAPDDVAVFVNLLPESLEDPMLIEGRDELAPHRDRIVLEITERAPLSMISDVETRLDALRRLGYRLALDDLGAGYAGLTSLATMQPDIVKFDMELVRDIHVRSTQSTLVQSMIVVCRDLGSITLAEGVESHREIDHLVNLGCELFQGYALSKPEPPFVSLPSIR
- a CDS encoding response regulator produces the protein MTDKPTVLFVDDESELLEGMRLGLRKRYNVAVASSGAEGLSYLAETREAGVDAVVSDMRMPQMSGAQFLTAVRERHPELPRILLTGQADLDAAIAAVNDARVFRFLTKPCPPELLTETIDEAIEQSRLRTVERDLLDQTLSGAVGMLTDVLGLVSVGAYSKTMRIVDIVTGLCRQLERDVDWDLLLAARLSQIGCVVVGDDHGDLLPGSVALHSTVAGDLLTRIPRLETVAEIVSHQQDTRPAMTAETLAECGDTALKTELLRLAYRFDDLVSSGESRVAALALLAAESHPPPEFLLTALGKVKPSSNAMVEIDTTADQLAAGMKLTEDVMTTTGSKLAAEGVTLTTVLVGRIRTFGAGPGIVEPIRVLAPLSMARELAR